The Clostridium sporogenes genome contains a region encoding:
- the pta gene encoding phosphate acetyltransferase, with protein sequence MDLMKSLWEKAKSDKKKIVLAEGEEERNIEGCSKILKNELAHMILIGNKEKINETAKKLNVSIDRAEIIDPQTSEKVSTYTKEFYELRKHKGVTMEKAEQIVKDPIYFATMMVKMKDADGLVSGAIHTTGDLLRPGLQIVKTAKGASVVSSTFIMEVPNCEYGKNGMLLFADCAVNPNPTADELASIAISTAETARALCDMEPKVAMLSFSSKGSAKHDLVDKVAEATKIAKEKRPDLDIDGELQLDAAIVQKVADLKAPDSAVAGKANVLVFPDLQAGNIGYKLVQRFANASAIGPICQGFAKPINDLSRGCSSDDIVNVVAVTAVQAQNM encoded by the coding sequence ATGGACTTAATGAAAAGCTTATGGGAAAAAGCTAAAAGTGACAAAAAGAAAATTGTACTTGCAGAGGGAGAAGAAGAAAGAAATATTGAAGGTTGTTCAAAAATATTAAAAAATGAATTAGCTCACATGATTTTAATAGGAAATAAAGAAAAAATAAATGAAACAGCAAAAAAATTAAATGTTTCTATAGATAGAGCAGAAATAATAGATCCACAGACTTCAGAAAAAGTTTCTACATATACAAAAGAATTTTATGAATTAAGAAAGCATAAGGGCGTTACTATGGAAAAAGCAGAACAAATAGTTAAGGATCCTATATATTTTGCTACAATGATGGTTAAAATGAAGGATGCAGATGGATTAGTATCTGGTGCTATACACACTACAGGAGATTTATTAAGACCAGGACTACAAATAGTTAAAACAGCTAAGGGAGCCTCTGTTGTTTCAAGTACATTCATAATGGAAGTTCCAAATTGTGAATATGGTAAAAATGGTATGCTTTTATTTGCAGATTGTGCTGTAAATCCTAATCCAACAGCGGATGAACTAGCTTCAATTGCTATATCCACAGCAGAAACTGCTAGAGCTTTATGTGATATGGAACCTAAAGTAGCTATGCTATCTTTCTCATCAAAAGGAAGTGCAAAGCACGACTTAGTAGATAAAGTAGCGGAAGCTACAAAAATAGCAAAAGAAAAAAGACCGGACCTTGATATAGATGGAGAATTACAATTAGATGCGGCTATAGTACAAAAAGTTGCAGATTTAAAAGCTCCAGATAGCGCTGTTGCAGGAAAAGCTAATGTTTTAGTATTCCCAGATTTGCAAGCAGGAAATATAGGATATAAATTAGTTCAAAGATTTGCGAATGCAAGCGCTATAGGACCAATATGTCAAGGTTTTGCAAAACCAATTAATGACCTATCAAGAGGTTGTAGCAGCGATGATATAGTTAATGTAGTTGCTGTAACAGCAGTTCAAGCACAAAATATGTAA
- a CDS encoding elongator complex protein 3 — translation MSKSHYIIPIFVAQEGCPHNCVFCNQHKITGEKNEIIDENYVRETIEAYIKTINRENSTLEVSFFGGTFTGIPIERQKSLLKVAKEYKDKGQIDYIHMSTRPDYIDREILDNLKKYSADIIELGVQSLDEEVLLKSGRGHSVEEVYRASKLIKEYGFTLGHQIMLGLPGDTFKKDIETVEKSLKMKPDIARIYPALVIKDTPMEYMLRKGTYKPYTLDEAIDITKILYSMYDKEGIKVIRIGLQPTEEINENKDVISGPFHPAFRELVEGKIINEAIFSYVEDSLEESLEIYINNKDISKLYCNRKEFFNEFINKKKVKRFKVIQDETLGRGNIIIKKGENQEHIFIKEYMRKLSEEGKNLFI, via the coding sequence ATGAGTAAAAGCCATTATATAATACCAATATTTGTAGCTCAGGAAGGATGTCCCCATAATTGTGTTTTTTGTAATCAACATAAAATAACCGGAGAAAAGAACGAAATAATAGACGAAAATTACGTAAGAGAAACCATAGAAGCTTATATAAAAACTATAAATAGGGAAAATTCAACTTTAGAGGTTTCTTTTTTCGGAGGTACTTTTACAGGTATACCTATAGAAAGGCAAAAGAGTCTTTTAAAAGTGGCAAAGGAATATAAGGATAAGGGCCAAATAGATTATATACATATGTCCACAAGACCAGATTATATAGACAGAGAAATTTTAGATAACCTTAAAAAGTACTCTGCGGATATAATTGAATTAGGAGTTCAATCTTTAGATGAAGAAGTCCTTTTAAAATCAGGAAGAGGGCATTCCGTAGAAGAGGTGTATAGAGCCTCAAAACTTATAAAAGAATATGGATTTACTTTAGGACATCAAATAATGTTAGGACTTCCAGGAGATACTTTTAAAAAGGATATAGAAACTGTAGAAAAATCTTTAAAGATGAAACCAGATATAGCAAGAATATATCCAGCCTTGGTAATAAAGGATACTCCTATGGAATATATGTTAAGAAAGGGAACTTATAAACCTTATACTTTAGATGAAGCTATAGATATAACTAAAATATTATATTCTATGTATGATAAAGAAGGTATAAAAGTAATAAGAATAGGACTTCAGCCTACAGAAGAAATAAATGAAAATAAAGATGTGATTTCAGGTCCTTTTCATCCAGCTTTTAGAGAATTAGTGGAAGGAAAAATAATTAATGAGGCTATTTTCTCCTATGTAGAAGATAGTTTAGAAGAAAGCTTAGAAATTTACATAAATAATAAAGATATATCTAAATTGTATTGTAATAGAAAAGAATTTTTTAATGAATTTATAAATAAGAAGAAAGTAAAAAGATTTAAAGTTATACAAGATGAAACATTAGGTAGAGGGAATATAATTATTAAAAAGGGTGAAAATCAAGAACATATATTTATAAAAGAGTATATGAGAAAGCTTTCAGAAGAAGGGAAAAACTTATTTATATAG
- the prdB gene encoding D-proline reductase (dithiol) protein PrdB → MNIVKGLQSEIFVPITPNPVWAPVTMELKDMTVALATAAGVHLKSDKRFNLAGDFTYRLVPGDAKTSDMMVSHGGYDNGDVNKDINAMFPIDRLRELVDAGFIKAVAKTHIGFMGGGGNQQKFREETGPEVAKILKEEGVDAVLMTAGUGTCHRSAVIVQRAIEEIGIPTIIIAALPPVVKQSGTPRAVAPRVPMGANAGEPNNVEMQTAIVKDTLEQLIKIPSAGKVVPLPYEYIAKV, encoded by the coding sequence ATGAATATTGTAAAGGGATTACAATCAGAAATATTTGTTCCTATAACTCCTAACCCAGTATGGGCGCCAGTTACAATGGAACTAAAAGATATGACAGTAGCATTAGCTACAGCAGCAGGAGTTCACTTAAAATCAGACAAAAGATTTAATTTAGCAGGTGACTTCACATACAGATTAGTACCAGGAGATGCAAAAACATCAGATATGATGGTATCTCACGGTGGATATGATAACGGAGACGTTAACAAAGATATAAACGCTATGTTCCCAATAGATAGATTAAGAGAATTAGTAGATGCTGGATTTATAAAAGCAGTTGCTAAAACTCACATAGGATTTATGGGTGGTGGCGGAAACCAACAAAAATTTAGAGAAGAAACAGGCCCAGAAGTTGCTAAAATATTAAAAGAAGAAGGCGTAGACGCTGTATTGATGACTGCTGGATGAGGAACTTGTCATAGATCTGCAGTTATAGTGCAGAGAGCGATTGAAGAAATAGGAATTCCTACAATAATAATAGCTGCTCTTCCACCAGTTGTTAAACAATCTGGTACACCAAGAGCGGTTGCACCAAGAGTTCCAATGGGTGCTAATGCGGGAGAACCTAATAACGTAGAAATGCAAACAGCAATAGTAAAAGATACATTAGAACAATTAATTAAGATTCCTTCAGCAGGAAAAGTTGTTCCATTACCATACGAATATATAGCAAAAGTTTAA
- the rpmF gene encoding 50S ribosomal protein L32: protein MGNPARKTSKAKRDSRKAQTFKLSLPGIVECPQCHEMKLAHRVCKSCGYYNGKEVVSNDK from the coding sequence GTGGGAAATCCAGCGAGAAAAACTTCAAAGGCAAAAAGAGATTCTAGAAAAGCTCAAACTTTCAAATTAAGCTTACCAGGAATCGTTGAATGCCCTCAATGTCACGAAATGAAACTTGCTCATAGAGTATGTAAAAGTTGTGGATATTACAATGGCAAAGAAGTTGTATCAAACGATAAATAA
- a CDS encoding YceD family protein codes for MNLDVSDLIKKIKLSKDVHLKLEDERKFFDGDEEILYLEAPTLDGVVSISKDILTLDGKLSAEIELSCSRCLQKFKHHVDTEVHESFTNNPQCEDDEIILLKNEAIDVTEVIENNIIIELPIKRLCKKNCKGLCQQCGANLNFSKCKCEKDIDPRLAKLKDFFSAQ; via the coding sequence ATGAATTTAGATGTATCCGATTTAATAAAAAAAATAAAACTAAGTAAAGATGTTCATCTGAAGTTAGAAGATGAAAGAAAGTTTTTTGATGGAGATGAAGAAATTCTTTATTTAGAAGCACCAACATTAGACGGGGTAGTTAGTATATCTAAAGATATATTAACCTTAGATGGAAAGTTAAGTGCAGAAATTGAGCTTTCTTGTTCAAGATGTCTTCAAAAGTTTAAACACCATGTTGACACAGAGGTACATGAGAGTTTTACAAATAATCCCCAATGCGAAGATGATGAGATTATATTACTAAAAAATGAAGCTATTGATGTTACAGAGGTTATAGAAAATAACATAATTATAGAATTACCAATAAAAAGACTCTGTAAGAAAAATTGTAAAGGCTTATGCCAACAATGCGGTGCTAATTTAAATTTTTCAAAGTGTAAATGCGAAAAAGATATAGATCCAAGGTTGGCAAAACTAAAAGACTTTTTTTCTGCTCAGTAA
- a CDS encoding acetate kinase, translating to MKILVVNCGSSSLKYQLIDMTSEEALAKGLVERIGIEGSILTQKVNGEKYIIEEPMKDHKKAIELVLKALVDKDHGVISDMSEIAAVGHRVVHGGEKYASSVLINDEVMKALEDCVKLAPLHNPPNIIGINACKELMAKTPMVAVFDTAFHQTLPDYAYMYPLPYELYEQNGIRKYGFHGTSHRYVSSVASEMMGKDLKDIKVITCHLGNGASLCAVKEGKSVETSMGFTPLAGLAMGTRCGDIDPAILLFMERELNMSPDEVDNVINKKSGVLGISGVSSDFRDIEGAAKEGNKRAKLALDVYHYTVRQTIGAYTAVLNGVDAIVFTAGLGENSAASREEILNGLEYLGIKIDAEKNKQRGKQIEISTADSKVKVFVIPTDEELMIARDTKEITSK from the coding sequence ATGAAAATATTAGTAGTTAACTGCGGAAGTTCATCATTAAAATATCAATTAATAGATATGACTTCTGAAGAAGCTTTAGCAAAAGGATTAGTAGAAAGAATAGGAATAGAAGGATCTATATTAACTCAAAAGGTTAATGGAGAAAAATATATAATAGAAGAACCTATGAAAGATCATAAAAAAGCTATAGAGTTAGTTTTAAAAGCATTAGTAGATAAAGATCATGGAGTAATATCTGATATGTCAGAAATAGCAGCAGTAGGACATAGAGTAGTTCATGGTGGAGAAAAATATGCTAGCTCAGTACTTATAAATGATGAGGTTATGAAGGCTTTAGAAGATTGTGTTAAATTAGCACCACTTCATAATCCACCAAACATAATAGGAATAAATGCTTGTAAAGAGCTTATGGCTAAAACTCCAATGGTAGCAGTATTTGATACAGCATTCCATCAAACATTACCAGATTATGCATATATGTATCCATTACCATATGAATTATATGAACAAAATGGTATAAGAAAATATGGCTTCCATGGAACATCACATAGATATGTATCTAGTGTAGCGTCAGAGATGATGGGAAAAGATCTTAAAGATATTAAAGTAATAACTTGTCACTTAGGAAATGGAGCAAGTTTATGTGCTGTAAAAGAAGGAAAATCAGTAGAAACTTCTATGGGATTCACTCCGCTTGCAGGATTAGCTATGGGAACTAGATGCGGAGATATAGACCCAGCAATACTTCTTTTCATGGAAAGAGAATTAAATATGTCACCAGATGAAGTAGATAATGTTATAAATAAAAAATCAGGTGTATTAGGAATATCAGGAGTAAGTAGTGATTTTAGAGATATAGAAGGTGCCGCAAAAGAAGGAAATAAAAGAGCTAAACTAGCTTTAGATGTATATCATTACACAGTAAGACAAACAATCGGTGCTTATACAGCAGTATTAAATGGTGTAGATGCTATAGTATTTACAGCAGGATTAGGAGAAAATTCAGCAGCAAGCAGAGAAGAAATTTTAAATGGATTAGAATATTTAGGTATTAAGATAGATGCCGAAAAGAATAAACAAAGAGGAAAACAAATAGAAATAAGCACTGCAGATTCAAAGGTAAAGGTATTCGTTATACCAACTGATGAAGAATTAATGATAGCAAGAGATACTAAAGAAATAACATCTAAATAG
- the prdA gene encoding D-proline reductase (dithiol) proprotein PrdA: MSMTPEHAEALKNESAVVCCRAEEGTVLTADNLEDPEIFPDMVDSGLLTIPADCLKVGEVIGAKLLKTVDSLTPLTPDIIEGAKTIGGSEDKAEEISEELTEEDEKAVLKYNLRAGDTIKASDLENPMHFPKLVDSLLISLDERVLTRKEVVGATLSVDTPALTPVTPDILEGFEEEVNMSADTQATISGGTLRIRIAEGKGIDIEVPLNGNVGNGKSVAVPAVKAEKGTVTAAPVAVEAKKEVKLEEKVVRSVTRKYYKIDKVELAKETKIEGTTLYIRENICEDAFNVDELVKDIKLEIITPDKYNTYSETIMDVQPIATKEGSDAKLGEGVTRVIDGAIIMVTGIDEDGVQVGEFGSSEGILEENIMWGRPGAPNKGEIFIKTQVTIKRGTGMERPGPLAAHKATDFITQEIREALKAIEDESLVVNTETFEQVRRPGKKKVVVVKEIMGQGAMHDNLILPLEPVGVIGAKPNVDLGNVPVMLAPTEVLDGGIHALTCIGPASKECSRHYWREPLVMECMRDEEVDLAGVIFVGSPQINSEKFYVSERLGMMVEAMDVDGAFVTTEGFGNNHIDFASHVEQIGMRGVPCVAFSFCAVQGALVVGNKHMKYMVDNNKSEGGIENEVLSCNTLCPEDAIRGLAMIKAAMSGEEVKKPERAWNANVKENNIEMIEKTTGNKIDRVLNETSIPMSEKRKEKYATK; the protein is encoded by the coding sequence ATGTCAATGACACCAGAGCATGCAGAAGCGTTAAAGAATGAATCTGCAGTAGTATGTTGTAGAGCAGAAGAGGGAACAGTATTAACTGCTGACAACTTAGAAGATCCAGAAATATTCCCAGATATGGTAGACTCAGGTCTATTAACTATTCCAGCTGATTGTTTAAAGGTTGGAGAAGTAATAGGAGCTAAATTGTTAAAAACTGTAGATTCATTAACACCATTAACTCCAGATATAATTGAAGGAGCAAAAACAATAGGTGGTTCAGAAGATAAGGCTGAAGAAATTTCAGAAGAATTAACTGAAGAAGATGAAAAAGCAGTTCTAAAATATAATTTAAGAGCAGGAGATACTATAAAAGCTAGTGATTTAGAAAATCCAATGCACTTCCCTAAACTTGTAGATTCTCTTTTAATCTCATTAGATGAAAGAGTACTTACAAGAAAAGAAGTAGTTGGAGCAACTTTATCAGTTGATACACCAGCTTTAACTCCTGTAACACCTGATATATTAGAAGGATTTGAGGAGGAAGTAAACATGAGTGCTGATACACAAGCAACAATAAGTGGTGGAACTTTAAGAATCAGAATAGCTGAAGGAAAAGGAATTGACATCGAAGTTCCTTTAAATGGAAATGTAGGTAATGGAAAATCAGTAGCTGTTCCAGCAGTAAAAGCTGAAAAAGGCACAGTAACTGCAGCTCCAGTAGCAGTAGAAGCTAAAAAAGAAGTTAAATTAGAAGAAAAAGTAGTAAGATCAGTTACAAGAAAATACTATAAAATAGACAAAGTAGAATTAGCTAAAGAAACTAAAATTGAGGGAACAACTCTTTATATAAGAGAAAATATCTGTGAAGATGCATTCAATGTAGATGAATTAGTTAAAGATATAAAATTAGAAATAATAACTCCAGATAAATACAACACTTATAGTGAAACTATAATGGACGTACAACCAATAGCTACTAAAGAAGGTTCAGATGCTAAGTTAGGTGAAGGTGTTACGAGAGTTATAGATGGAGCTATTATAATGGTAACAGGTATCGATGAAGATGGAGTTCAAGTTGGTGAATTTGGTTCTTCAGAAGGTATATTAGAAGAAAATATTATGTGGGGAAGACCAGGTGCTCCTAATAAAGGTGAAATATTCATCAAAACTCAAGTAACTATAAAAAGAGGAACAGGAATGGAAAGACCAGGTCCATTGGCTGCTCACAAAGCAACAGATTTCATAACTCAAGAAATCAGAGAAGCTTTAAAAGCTATTGAAGATGAATCTTTAGTAGTTAACACTGAAACTTTTGAACAAGTAAGAAGACCAGGAAAGAAAAAAGTTGTAGTTGTTAAAGAAATAATGGGTCAAGGTGCTATGCACGATAACTTAATATTACCATTAGAACCAGTTGGAGTAATAGGAGCTAAACCAAACGTTGATTTAGGAAACGTTCCAGTAATGCTTGCGCCAACAGAAGTATTAGATGGTGGTATCCACGCATTAACTTGTATTGGACCTGCTTCTAAAGAATGTTCAAGACACTACTGGAGAGAACCTCTTGTAATGGAATGTATGAGAGATGAAGAAGTTGATTTAGCAGGAGTTATATTTGTAGGAAGTCCACAAATCAATAGTGAAAAATTCTATGTATCTGAAAGATTAGGTATGATGGTAGAAGCTATGGATGTTGATGGTGCTTTTGTTACAACTGAAGGTTTTGGAAATAACCACATTGACTTTGCAAGCCACGTAGAACAAATAGGTATGAGAGGTGTTCCTTGTGTAGCATTCTCATTCTGTGCAGTTCAAGGTGCTCTAGTTGTTGGTAACAAACACATGAAATACATGGTAGATAACAACAAATCAGAAGGTGGAATAGAAAACGAAGTATTATCTTGTAATACATTATGTCCAGAAGATGCTATAAGAGGTCTTGCAATGATTAAAGCAGCTATGTCTGGAGAAGAAGTTAAAAAACCAGAAAGAGCTTGGAATGCAAATGTTAAAGAAAACAACATTGAAATGATAGAAAAAACAACTGGAAATAAAATTGATAGAGTTTTAAATGAAACTTCAATACCAATGAGCGAAAAGAGAAAAGAAAAATACGCTACAAAGTAG
- the plsX gene encoding phosphate acyltransferase PlsX, giving the protein MIIAVDGMGGDFAPELVVEGCIQAVKEYEGIHIIITGKEELIKNELDKREYKGNKIEILNAKEVIGTDEAPVKAIRRKKDSSMVKALELVKEGKAQAVISAGSTGALMAGATFVLGRIKGINRVCLAPLLPGAKAPFMIADAGANVDCRPEYLVQFAMMGKVYFESVLGVKNPTVGLVNIGAEEEKGNELTKAAYKLLKDTDFNFIGNIEPRDIPRGETNIAVCDGFIGNTVLKTYEGVASNLFSMLKDEIKLSTRGKIGGTLLKPVFKDFKKKFDYTEYGGSPFLGAKGICIKAHGSSDAKAFKNAIRQAKICYDKKIIEEIENNLENLIENNI; this is encoded by the coding sequence ATGATAATAGCTGTAGATGGTATGGGAGGAGATTTTGCTCCAGAATTAGTGGTAGAAGGATGTATACAAGCTGTCAAGGAATATGAAGGCATACATATAATAATAACGGGTAAAGAAGAATTAATAAAGAATGAATTAGATAAAAGAGAATATAAAGGAAACAAAATAGAGATACTAAATGCAAAGGAAGTTATAGGTACTGATGAAGCACCAGTAAAGGCTATAAGAAGAAAAAAAGATTCAAGTATGGTAAAAGCTTTAGAATTAGTAAAAGAGGGTAAAGCTCAAGCTGTTATATCCGCAGGAAGTACAGGAGCATTAATGGCAGGAGCTACTTTTGTTTTAGGAAGGATAAAGGGTATAAATAGAGTTTGTTTAGCACCATTACTTCCAGGAGCTAAAGCTCCTTTTATGATAGCAGATGCAGGTGCTAATGTAGATTGCAGGCCAGAATATTTAGTTCAATTTGCTATGATGGGAAAAGTATATTTTGAAAGTGTATTAGGTGTTAAAAATCCAACGGTAGGGTTGGTAAATATAGGTGCTGAAGAAGAAAAAGGTAATGAGCTTACAAAAGCCGCATATAAATTATTAAAGGATACAGATTTTAATTTTATAGGAAATATAGAACCAAGAGATATACCAAGAGGAGAAACTAATATTGCAGTATGTGATGGATTTATAGGAAATACTGTGTTAAAAACTTATGAGGGAGTAGCCTCAAATTTATTTTCTATGTTAAAAGATGAAATAAAGTTATCCACCAGAGGGAAAATAGGAGGAACACTTTTAAAACCTGTATTTAAAGATTTTAAAAAGAAATTTGATTATACGGAATATGGTGGATCACCCTTTCTAGGGGCTAAGGGTATATGTATAAAAGCTCATGGAAGTTCTGATGCTAAAGCGTTTAAAAATGCTATAAGACAGGCAAAAATTTGTTATGATAAAAAGATAATTGAAGAAATAGAGAATAATTTAGAAAATTTAATAGAAAATAATATATAA
- a CDS encoding DUF4044 domain-containing protein yields MKREKREKMTKVLVVLMTIVFIASILPMFFAR; encoded by the coding sequence ATGAAAAGAGAAAAAAGAGAAAAGATGACTAAAGTTTTAGTTGTTCTTATGACTATTGTATTTATTGCTAGTATATTACCAATGTTTTTTGCCAGATAG
- the rnc gene encoding ribonuclease III: MKNRQDILKELQYKLKVCFKDEKLLDVALTHSSYANGKKNIKYYERLEFLGDSVLQLIISEHLYEKYEDKKEGELTRKRAIIVCENSLYEIAKRWDLGFYLQMSKGEELTGGRERVSILADCVESIIAAIYLDKGLDEAREFVMKNFKEIIEKAMRDEIILDYKTTLQEIVQQNNDLTINYELLKQEGPPHRRKFFTNVTIDNEVRGTGIGYSKKEAEQNAAKEALKNLGDSHE, translated from the coding sequence TTGAAAAATAGACAGGATATTTTGAAAGAACTTCAGTACAAACTTAAAGTATGTTTTAAAGATGAAAAATTATTAGATGTGGCATTAACCCATAGTTCCTATGCTAATGGTAAAAAAAATATAAAATATTATGAAAGATTGGAGTTCTTGGGAGATTCCGTATTGCAACTTATAATATCAGAGCATTTATATGAAAAATATGAAGATAAAAAAGAAGGAGAACTTACTAGAAAGAGGGCTATAATAGTCTGTGAAAATTCTCTTTACGAAATAGCTAAAAGATGGGATTTAGGTTTTTATCTGCAAATGAGTAAAGGGGAAGAATTAACAGGAGGCAGAGAGAGAGTATCTATATTAGCAGATTGTGTGGAATCTATAATAGCTGCTATATATTTAGATAAAGGATTAGATGAGGCAAGAGAATTTGTTATGAAAAATTTCAAGGAAATAATAGAAAAAGCCATGAGAGATGAAATAATACTAGATTATAAAACTACATTACAAGAAATAGTGCAACAAAATAATGATCTTACTATAAACTATGAATTATTAAAACAGGAAGGTCCTCCTCACAGAAGAAAGTTTTTTACTAATGTAACCATAGATAATGAGGTAAGAGGAACAGGGATAGGATATAGTAAAAAAGAAGCAGAACAAAACGCAGCAAAGGAAGCATTAAAGAATTTAGGTGATAGCCATGAGTAA
- a CDS encoding sulfite exporter TauE/SafE family protein has product MVKVVLGLLIILTVFFAVAFFRDYIKATKEGNIEKTNFFALGTVGFITNFFDTLGIGSFAPTTALLKNFKLTQDRTLPGTLNVACTVPVAVEAILFINGIEVEPVTLFSLLIAATVGAVVGAGVVSKLDEKKVQFGMGVALIIVALVMLAGQLKLMPAGGDAVGLHGVKLIVAIIGNFILGALMTLGIGLYAPCMALVYALGMSPKVAFPIMMGSCAFLMPAASLKFVKEGAYDRKASMAITIFGLVGVFIAYYLVKSLPLDILKWLVIVVIIYTAAMMFNSASKAKKAARA; this is encoded by the coding sequence ATGGTAAAAGTAGTTTTGGGTCTTTTAATTATTTTAACGGTCTTTTTTGCAGTTGCATTTTTCAGAGATTATATTAAAGCAACTAAAGAAGGAAACATTGAAAAAACCAATTTTTTTGCATTAGGAACAGTAGGATTTATAACTAATTTTTTTGATACTTTGGGAATAGGAAGCTTTGCTCCTACCACAGCATTACTTAAAAATTTTAAACTTACACAGGACAGAACCCTACCAGGTACATTAAATGTTGCATGTACTGTACCTGTTGCTGTAGAGGCTATTTTATTTATAAATGGTATAGAAGTAGAACCTGTAACATTATTTTCTTTATTAATAGCAGCTACAGTAGGTGCAGTAGTAGGTGCAGGAGTTGTATCTAAATTAGACGAGAAAAAAGTTCAATTTGGTATGGGAGTAGCTCTTATAATAGTAGCTTTAGTAATGCTTGCAGGACAATTAAAATTAATGCCAGCAGGTGGAGATGCAGTTGGACTTCATGGTGTAAAGCTTATAGTGGCAATTATAGGTAATTTTATATTAGGAGCTTTAATGACTTTAGGAATAGGCTTATATGCTCCATGTATGGCTTTAGTATATGCTTTAGGAATGAGTCCAAAGGTTGCTTTCCCAATAATGATGGGATCTTGTGCATTCTTAATGCCGGCAGCATCACTTAAGTTTGTAAAAGAAGGAGCTTATGATAGAAAAGCATCTATGGCTATAACTATATTTGGTTTAGTAGGTGTGTTTATAGCATATTATTTAGTAAAATCATTACCATTAGATATACTAAAATGGTTAGTAATCGTTGTTATAATCTATACTGCAGCTATGATGTTTAATTCAGCTTCTAAAGCTAAAAAAGCAGCAAGAGCTTAA
- a CDS encoding CBO2463/CBO2479 domain-containing protein, with product MDLKYGDKILEMQGVIVDVSDGAVAIDFKGRLGYLKVPRRMIISDYELKVGQEIGLNMSFVEVLSDEINEKYVSNLEIQKRRGLNPDERHK from the coding sequence ATGGATTTAAAATATGGTGATAAAATCCTAGAAATGCAAGGTGTTATTGTAGACGTATCTGATGGAGCAGTAGCCATAGATTTCAAAGGAAGACTTGGATACTTAAAGGTACCAAGAAGAATGATAATATCTGATTATGAACTTAAAGTAGGTCAAGAAATAGGCTTAAATATGAGTTTCGTAGAAGTATTATCTGATGAAATAAATGAAAAATATGTAAGTAATTTAGAAATCCAAAAGAGACGTGGTCTAAATCCTGACGAAAGACATAAATAA
- the acpP gene encoding acyl carrier protein — MIFEKIKATIAEQLSIDEEEITMESSFIDDLGADSLDIVELIMALETEFDLEIPDEDAEKISTVGDVVNYIKSHTEE, encoded by the coding sequence ATGATTTTTGAAAAAATAAAAGCTACAATAGCAGAACAATTAAGTATAGATGAAGAGGAAATAACTATGGAATCATCTTTTATTGATGATTTAGGTGCGGATTCACTTGATATAGTTGAATTGATAATGGCATTAGAAACTGAATTCGATTTAGAAATACCAGATGAAGACGCAGAAAAAATTTCTACAGTGGGAGATGTAGTTAACTACATAAAATCACATACTGAGGAATAA